CGCGGGCTAGGAACGTGCTCATAGGATGGCCCCCGGCCCCGTCGTGGCGCCCGTCTGGGCACTCTGGCTGCCCGTCGTGGCCACGGGGATGCCCGGCATCACCATGGCCGCCGCCTGGATGTGTTCGATGATCGCCTCGGCCAGCGCCAGGGTCTGGGCGGCATCAATGGCGCCGGCGTTCACAGGGTTGCGCGGATCCAGGCCGGACAAGCGCTGCTCGGTCTTGGAGCGGATCAGATCCGCCAGCTGCTGGGGGTTCAGTGCCATGCCCTTACACTACTCCGTCCGAGAGGTGTTTGAAAGCTCCGCGCCCGACAATGGCACCACCGGGTTGCTGGTGGGCCGGCCCTTGTTGCCGATGTGGAAGTGGCTGTTGAAGAGCGACTGGAACGTGTTTCCCTTGATGAGCTGCTCGGCCGCCGCCGCGCCCAGCTCCACGGCCGGCGCCTTCACGTGGACCTTCACGGCCGATTCGATTTCCACCAGGCCGTCCGCGCTGATGATGACCCGGGCTTGGCCCTGTTCCAGCACCAAGTGCTTGTCCTGCGGGCCGGAGGTCGTAAGGAAGCCCGAGACGAAGGGTTTGTCCGGCTGGCCACCCTCGAAGGAGACCATGACGTGGTCACCCGCCGTGGGCAACACCACCAGGCGCGCGGCGCTCGTCGCCCATACGGCCAGGATCTCGCAGCGGGGTAGCAGCGCCAGAGCGGGGTCGTCCGGCTGGACGCTGACCGTGTAGGCCGCGGCATCCACC
The sequence above is a segment of the Candidatus Delongbacteria bacterium genome. Coding sequences within it:
- a CDS encoding phage baseplate assembly protein V, which produces MRDELRKIIEQVRPDLSSYMRFPVRGVVTEVDAAAYTVSVQPDDPALALLPRCEILAVWATSAARLVVLPTAGDHVMVSFEGGQPDKPFVSGFLTTSGPQDKHLVLEQGQARVIISADGLVEIESAVKVHVKAPAVELGAAAAEQLIKGNTFQSLFNSHFHIGNKGRPTSNPVVPLSGAELSNTSRTE